TTGGGTGCGGGGTATTTTGGCTCGTCGGTGGTTGGGTTCTTGTTCGTGGTGAGTTTtgccaaaaaaaattaaaCCAAAGAAAAGGCATTGGGAGTGGCTGATGGGATTTTGGAtggggcggggggggcgATAGTTTTGCGGATGTAAGTCGGTGAGAGATCAAGGCTTTTGAAAATACAGTCTAATATTGGTTTTGCTGGATAGTCGATATCGTCGCTTCCAAAGTTTGCGCGTTGGTCATACATATCGCCATGCTCGTTCCCGTCCTCAGAGCAGATCACTGGATGTAAGTCTTTGTCTTTTACCCTCTTCACTCGCCCCCTAcccctctccccctcttACACTTTCCGGCGACAAACTGACTGGCGCGATTTATTTTGTCTTTAATTGTTAAAAGTGCATTTGCGAGTATCATCGCCTGTGAAGTCATCATGATCGGACTATGGTTTGGCGATCACGGAAATGTAAGTCCCAGTCTTCTCAGCTTGTCTCCTTATCATCCGCGTGTCATATATTTCATctgccattttcttttttccctttttgtGAGAGGAAACACTACTGACCTAGGTTTGTAGGCTTTACGCTTCTACGGTTAGCACCCATCctcattcctcttcctctgcctaCATTCGCTCTGAAACTGACCATCCACACCCTCCCGCGCTCCACCTATCGCCCCCACCTTATTCACCACCTGCCAGTGATATTCGTCGGCATGATGAACCTATTTTACGTAGTCTGGGATTACGTCGATGAACGATTGTTCGATAAGCGAAATACATCAGATTGTGCCCAATTTTCCGAATTACTAGGGTGGCCTACCAGTTGTAAGTCTTACCCAACGATCTTATCTACTTTCATCCCTTTTACCTCTTTCAAGATGGGGCGGGTGTACCTGCCAACGActtgaaggaaagagaagagggaggataTCATTAGATTGATTTCCTTGTTGTCACTGACCGCTTTGAAAAATGCTTTCAGCTTGGTTCATCCTCTGGTTCATATGGGATGCCCTGGTGTTCACTAGTGCCGTGTTCGCCGGTATCTGCATTTTCAGGGTGAGTCTTTCTTCTTACACTACACTGCTGGTGAGGGGCGGCGAGTTGACACCTTATCCTTCCCGCCCTCCGGGACGGAATAGCGGACAGACGCAGAGATGTATTCTGAAGCGTTAGTGATGCCCTCTCCCAGCCATTGTTGTCTTGCTGACCAACTCGTGTTATGTAATAGGGCAAAGTTCCTCCCTACGAGATAGATTTAGTATATTAATGCATTGGAATGACACGGACAGGGCTTCTTTTTTATGATATAGTGTTGTGCGATGGCAATTGATTACATTCCATCATGGTCATCCTGTCGTAGATTAGTTGGGTGCGCCAGGAGCGTTAGTGCAATGATTATCGTCGGAAAGCGGAGAGAGACTGTGATAAGAGTGTGGTGTCTGGCAGCGCAGGTATATAGAGGAGCACGGAGAGTCCCAAGGGATGGATGTCCTTGTAATCCTTGCAGCCATGCCCGGCCGAGATCGCTCTCATACGCCCAGCAGGGCACCCAGATCCACCGCCATGCGTCCGCCCGCATACATGCATCCCCCCGCGCGGCAGCCGCCAGAATCACACCATCCATACTCACTCCAGCATTATTGTCAATATTCCGCCTCTCCATCTGCCACATCTCATCTCGCGTTTTCTCTCCCTCACCACCATACATCCAGAAAACAATAAACCAAGATGCAAGACCTCACGGCGGTAGACAACCATGCGCTTCAAGCAGCTCTCCACCCCATCTCCGtctcctccagctcccCGCTCGCCACTTTCTCCAACTGGGCCAAAACGTTCAAGTGTAAACCACAACGTGTCTTTGTGCCGACCACCGCCCTCCAGTGTCGACAGATCCTAGAGCtggcgaggagggagggtGCGAGGGTGCATCCTGTTGGCGCAGGCCATTCACCGTCGGACTTGGCGTGTACGAACGGGTGGttggtgaggatggagggGCTGAGGGGGACCGTCAAGGTAAGCGTTTttttccacttcttctttggcgcTGCCTTGCCTTGGCACTGGCGGGCGCAATGTCCAGCATACGCATACGCCAGCGGCTAACAAGGACATTATACTATACCCACAATACAGATTGACAGCGAGAAACACACCGCCACCTTTCTCGCCGGAACGACCCTCCACGAAGTCCACGCTTCGCTCGCTTCCTCCGATCCCCCACTCGCTATCCCCAACGTTGGCTCCATCTCTGACCAAACGATCGCTGGTCTCAtctccaccgccacccACGGATCGGGCGTCACTTTCCCCGTCTTATCAGCCCACGTCAaatccctcctcctcgcgcTCCCTCTCCCCGGTACCCCGCTTGTCAGAGTCTCACAgagcgaagatgaagagctgTTCAAAGCTAGTTTATGTGGTTTAGGAGCGACCGGTTTGATTTTGGAAGTAGAGATCGAGGTGGAGGACGCGTTTAGGTTGAGGGAGACGAAAGAGGGGAAAcgggtggaagaggtgctGGAGAGTTTGGATGAGATTAGGAAGAGTGCAGAGCATGTGAGGGTTTGGTGGTACCCGTATGGGAAGGGGGCGGTTGTTGGACGGGCCAGCAGGACTTATGAGGTACGTCTTTCCTTTTATACCATGCGTCGCTCGAAAGCTGATGGAAAATGGTTAACATGAAAAGCCTGCTCAACCTACGTCCGATCTTGTGGGACATATCCTCGGCTTTCATGTTACCCAGTTCTTCCTCTACGTAGCACgcatcttcccttccttgacGTCCTTGGTCGGCCGCTGGGCGTGGTGGCTCTCAAAAGAAGACAGCGTCATGGTCGATGATGGTTACAAAGTTCTCAATTTCGACTGTCTCGTACGTCTCGTTTTCACCCCTTTTCcatttttcctcttctgcagACAGGCAACAACAAAGATGAGAGCTGACCAAAGTATacattttctttttattTTACATCCTAAATAGTTCCCCCAGTACGCCTTGGAATGGGCCATCGACGCCAAAGAGGCCAAAGCATGCTTGCAAGAAATGAAAAAGTGGTTGGACCGCGAAGCCGCCGATCCCGCCGGTCTCCGTGTCCACTTCCCTATCGAGATCCGTTGGTCTTGCGCCGACGACATCTGGCTCAGTCCGTCATACGGCAGGGATACCTGCTGGATCGGTGTAGTCACCTACCGTCCGTACGGTCTTTCTGTGCCTTACCGCCAGTTCCACGAAAagttttcttccctcttaAAGTCCTATGGCGGAAGACCGCACTGGGCGAAACAGCATATCTTGGGACCCAAGACGCTAGAGGTGATATACCCGAAATTCAAGGATTTCCAGCAAGTGCTGAGGAGGGTGGATCCCAGTGGTGTGCTTTTGAGTGAGAATGTGCGTAGACATGTGCAGGGTGAGAGTATCCCGGAGAGTCTGTTCGAAAGACGTTGAGTGTTGGGCCATACGGTGAATAGGGCGT
This Cryptococcus neoformans var. neoformans JEC21 chromosome 14 sequence DNA region includes the following protein-coding sequences:
- a CDS encoding D-arabinono-1,4-lactone oxidase, putative; its protein translation is MQDLTAVDNHALQAALHPISVSSSSPLATFSNWAKTFKCKPQRVFVPTTALQCRQILELARREGARVHPVGAGHSPSDLACTNGWLVRMEGLRGTVKIDSEKHTATFLAGTTLHEVHASLASSDPPLAIPNVGSISDQTIAGLISTATHGSGVTFPVLSAHVKSLLLALPLPGTPLVRVSQSEDEELFKASLCGLGATGLILEVEIEVEDAFRLRETKEGKRVEEVLESLDEIRKSAEHVRVWWYPYGKGAVVGRASRTYEPAQPTSDLVGHILGFHVTQFFLYVARIFPSLTSLVGRWAWWLSKEDSVMVDDGYKVLNFDCLFPQYALEWAIDAKEAKACLQEMKKWLDREAADPAGLRVHFPIEIRWSCADDIWLSPSYGRDTCWIGVVTYRPYGLSVPYRQFHEKFSSLLKSYGGRPHWAKQHILGPKTLEVIYPKFKDFQQVLRRVDPSGVLLSENVRRHVQGESIPESLFERR